The uncultured Devosia sp. sequence GGAACAGGCGCTGATCGGCTGGGAGCCAAGACCAGCAAACTGACAGCAAAACAGCAGCAAGCTTGCAGCAATGTCAGGGTGTGATGGCGAGCATGGTCGCGGCTTCGTCAAGGTCGATGACCTGTTCGACCAAGGTGTGCGCCGTCGACGCATCCCGGTCTCCGATCGCTGCCACAAGCGTGGTCAATTTTCCAAGGGTGTCCGCCAGATAGTCCCCTGCCCCAGCGCTCTGACGCAGCGCCAGGGCGAGCGTCAGTTCCACCACGCCGGTTACGCTGCGCATCAGCACATTGCCCGAAGTCTCGGCCATGGTGCGATGGATTTCCAGCGCCGCAATGCCATGGTTCTCGAGGTCGCCGCCGGCGCTATCCATCTGATGCAGCCAGTATTTCATGACGCGGATATTCTCCGCCGTGCGCCGCTGAGCGGCGAGGAAAGCCGCCCGCGGCTCGAGCGCCCGGCGCATGTCGAAGAGGCTTTCGTAGAAATGCCGGTCGGGCTTGGCATAGAAATGCCAGGACAGGACCTGTGGATCGAAAAAGCTCCAGCGGCTCATGGGCGAAACGCGGGTACCGACCTTAGGCCGCGCCTCCACTAACCCTTTGGCTTCCAAGGTTTTCAGCGCCTCGCGCAGCACGGTCCGCGAGACGCCATAGCTCTCCATCATCGCCGCATCGCTGGCCAGGATCGAGCCAACCGGAAACTTGCCGGTGACGATGCCCAACCCGATTTCATTGATGACGAAGTTATGGAAATTCCGTGCAGCCGGTCGCCCGGATAGCGAGCGAATAAGGCTGCCTGCTTCGATCATTCTAGACTTTCTCGGGCTGGTCTTCCCGGGGGGCAGAGGCGGCAAAAATGATGCGCTGCAAGACGATAAAGAGGAACAACAGCACGCCGATCACGATCTTGGTCCACCAGCTCGACAGCGTGCCGTCGAAGATGATGTAGGTTTGAACCAGACCCAGCAGCATGACGCCGACGAAGGTGCCGAGCACGAAGCCATAGCCGCCGGTCAGCAGCGTGCCGCCGATGACCACCGCACTGATGGCGTCGAGCTCCACGCCCACCGCCGCCAGCGGATAGCCCGCTGATGTATATAGCGAAAAGACGATTCCCGACAGGGCCGCCAGGACGCTCGACAGCATATAGATCTGCACCGTGGTCCGCGCCACCGGCACGCCCATCAGCGAGGCCGAAACGGGATTGCCACCCAGCGCGTAGACATAGGAACCGAACCGCGTGCGATGCGCCAGCAACGCGCCGACGAGGAAGATGAAGACCATCAGCAGGCCAATGAAGCTCAACCGGCCACCGCCGGGCAGGCGGATGATGAGGTCGGAAATCAGCCCATAGAACTCGTGGTTGATCGGCACGGAATCCTGCGTGATGACCGAGGCGCCACCGCGGGCCAGGAACATGCCGGCCAGCGTCACGATGAAGCTGGGCACCTGCAGATAGTGGATGGTCAGCCCCATGGCCGCGCCGAACATCGCCGCAACGCCCAGTGCGATGACGAAGGCCACGAGCGGATGGAGGCCCAACCAGGAGATCAGCACGGCCACCAGCACACCGGTGAAGCCGATCACCGCCCCCACAGAGAGGTCGATGCCGCCCGAGATGATGACGAAGGTCATGCCGACGGCGGCAATGCCCAGAAAGGCATTGTCGGTCAGGAAGTTGCCGAGCACGCGGGTCGAGAGCATGCCGGGGAACTGAAAGACGCTCAGGCCATAGGCGATGATGAAGATGACGGCGGTTGCGGCCAGCGGGCGAAGGGAACGTTTCATTTGGGTTTCGCCTGACGGGGACTGCGCTTGAAGAAATCGAAGGCATTGCCGACGAGTGGCGATTGCAGCATGAGGATCAGGATGATCATGCCGGCCTTGACGATGAGGTTGAATTCGGGCCGGAAGCCGGAGACCAGGATGCCGGTATTCATGGCCTGGATGATGATGGCTCCGACCACGGCCAGCGGGATGGAGAAGCGTCCGCCCAGCAGCGAGGTGCCACCGATCACCACCGCCAGGATGGCGTCGAGTTCGAGCCAGAGGCCGGAATTGTTGGCGTCGGCGCCGCGGATATCGGCGGCCACGACAATGCCGGCAATGGCGGCGCAGAAGCCGGACAGCGCGTAAACCAGCATCAGGAGCATGCGGCTGCGGATACCCGCCAGCGAGGCGGCCGCGCGGTTGACGCCAATGGCCTGGATGAAGAGGCCGATGGCGGTGCGTTTCACCACCAGCGTCACCAGGACCATCAAGACCAGCGCAATGACGGCGGCCATGGGGAAGCCGAGGAAGGAGCCGGTACCGATGAAGATGAGCGCCGGATCGTTGAAGGTGACGATATAGCCCTCGGTGATCAGCTGGGCGATGCCGCGGCCCGCCACCATCAGTACCAGTGTCGCGATGATCGGCTGGATATCGAGCACGGCGACGAGGAAGCCGTTCCAGAGGCCACAGGCCAGCCCCACCGCCAGGGCGGCGATGACGGCAATGGGCGTCGGATAACCGGCTACCACCATGGTCGCGGCGACCGCGCCGCAGACCGCCATAATGGCGCCGACCGACAGGTCCACGCCCTTGGTGGCGATGACGCCGGTCATGCCGATGGCGAGGATGGCCACCGGCGCACCGCGGTTGAGCACGTCGATCAGCGAGCCGAACAGGCGCCCGTCCTGCCAGGTGATGCGGAAGAAATTGGGGAACAGTGCCCAGTTGATCAGCAGCACGGCGGCGAGAGCCAGCAGTTGCGGATTGGCGAGGCGTTCGAGATGGAGCCGCTTCATGCGACAGCCTCGTCGGGATTATTGGCGATCGCCTGGACGATGACGCCGGGATTGATGTTGCGGCCGCGCAATTCGGCGACCATCTGGCGGTCGCGCATCACGACGATGCGCGAGGAATAGGCGACGACCTCGTCGAGCTCGGAGGAAATCACCAGCATGGCCATGCCTTCGTCGCGCAGGCGATTGATGGTGCGCACGATTTCGGCATGGGCGCCGACATCGATGCCGCGGGTCGGCTCGTCGAGAATGAGGAAGGCCGGATCGGTGGCGAGCCAGCGCGACAGGATGACCTTTTGCTGGTTGCCGCCGGAAAGCAGTTTCACCGGCATGTCGAGCGAAGCAGCTCGGATATCCATGGCCTCGCCAAAGCGGCCGGCGATTTCGAGCTGTTCGTCGCGATTGAGCGCCTTGAACCAGCCCAGCTTGCCCTGCAGGGCGATGACGATGTTCTCGCGCACCGAGAGGTCGCCGAAAATGCCCTCGGCCTTGCGATCCTCCGGGCAAAAGCCGAAGCCGTGGCGGATGGCATCGGTGGTGTTGCGAATGGCGCTGGGCTTGCCATTGACCTCGACCGATCCCTGGTCCGCCGGATCGGCGCCAAACATGATGCGCGCGACTTCAGTGCGGCCGGATCCCAGCAGGCCCGCGACGCCGACCACTTCGCCCTTGTGAATGGTCAGATCGAATGGCTGAACGCTGCGCTTGCGGCCATAGGCGCGGAAATCGAGCAGCACTTCGTCCGGGTTCTCGCTGGGCTCGATATCGGTGGCGCCGGAAAAGGCAATGTCCTTGCCCAGCATCAGCCGCACCACATCGGTGCGGGTCAGCGCGTCGAGCGGCCTCGTATCGATCAGCTTGCCATTGCGCAGCACGGTCACGCGATCGGAAATGGCAAAGACCTGGTCGAGGAAATGGGTGATGAAGATGATGGCCAGGCCTCGCGCCTTGAGCCCACG is a genomic window containing:
- a CDS encoding FadR/GntR family transcriptional regulator, translated to MIEAGSLIRSLSGRPAARNFHNFVINEIGLGIVTGKFPVGSILASDAAMMESYGVSRTVLREALKTLEAKGLVEARPKVGTRVSPMSRWSFFDPQVLSWHFYAKPDRHFYESLFDMRRALEPRAAFLAAQRRTAENIRVMKYWLHQMDSAGGDLENHGIAALEIHRTMAETSGNVLMRSVTGVVELTLALALRQSAGAGDYLADTLGKLTTLVAAIGDRDASTAHTLVEQVIDLDEAATMLAITP
- a CDS encoding sugar ABC transporter ATP-binding protein encodes the protein MGSEYVLEARGVMKIFGNHVALDQVDFGVRPGEVHALLGENGAGKSTLIKILTGAYQPDGGGVFVDDAQVSLDNPLHAQTFGIGTVYQEVNLLPNRSVAENLFLGHQPRRWGLVDFRRMEAEARKILANYDLHLDPSSELGTHSVAVQQIVAIARAVQLSGKVLILDEPTASLDRNEVDRLFEVVRGLKARGLAIIFITHFLDQVFAISDRVTVLRNGKLIDTRPLDALTRTDVVRLMLGKDIAFSGATDIEPSENPDEVLLDFRAYGRKRSVQPFDLTIHKGEVVGVAGLLGSGRTEVARIMFGADPADQGSVEVNGKPSAIRNTTDAIRHGFGFCPEDRKAEGIFGDLSVRENIVIALQGKLGWFKALNRDEQLEIAGRFGEAMDIRAASLDMPVKLLSGGNQQKVILSRWLATDPAFLILDEPTRGIDVGAHAEIVRTINRLRDEGMAMLVISSELDEVVAYSSRIVVMRDRQMVAELRGRNINPGVIVQAIANNPDEAVA
- a CDS encoding ABC transporter permease, with protein sequence MKRLHLERLANPQLLALAAVLLINWALFPNFFRITWQDGRLFGSLIDVLNRGAPVAILAIGMTGVIATKGVDLSVGAIMAVCGAVAATMVVAGYPTPIAVIAALAVGLACGLWNGFLVAVLDIQPIIATLVLMVAGRGIAQLITEGYIVTFNDPALIFIGTGSFLGFPMAAVIALVLMVLVTLVVKRTAIGLFIQAIGVNRAAASLAGIRSRMLLMLVYALSGFCAAIAGIVVAADIRGADANNSGLWLELDAILAVVIGGTSLLGGRFSIPLAVVGAIIIQAMNTGILVSGFRPEFNLIVKAGMIILILMLQSPLVGNAFDFFKRSPRQAKPK
- the yjfF gene encoding galactofuranose ABC transporter, permease protein YjfF yields the protein MKRSLRPLAATAVIFIIAYGLSVFQFPGMLSTRVLGNFLTDNAFLGIAAVGMTFVIISGGIDLSVGAVIGFTGVLVAVLISWLGLHPLVAFVIALGVAAMFGAAMGLTIHYLQVPSFIVTLAGMFLARGGASVITQDSVPINHEFYGLISDLIIRLPGGGRLSFIGLLMVFIFLVGALLAHRTRFGSYVYALGGNPVSASLMGVPVARTTVQIYMLSSVLAALSGIVFSLYTSAGYPLAAVGVELDAISAVVIGGTLLTGGYGFVLGTFVGVMLLGLVQTYIIFDGTLSSWWTKIVIGVLLFLFIVLQRIIFAASAPREDQPEKV